The genomic interval tgagaggaggaccttatcaatgtctacaaataccttaagggcgggtgtcaagaggatggggccagactcttttcagtggtgcccaacagtgggacaagaggcaacagacacaaactgaaacacaggaagttccacttgaCCGTGaggaaaaaacttctttcctgtgagagtgacagagcgctggaacaggttggttgcccagaggggttgtggagtcttcttctctggagatactcaaagtgcgcctggacgtgatcctgtgcagcATGCTGTaagtgactctgcttgagcactggggttggaccagatgatctccagaggtcccttccaacctcaaccattttgtgattctgtagCCGGACACCCTGCCTTTGGGCGATAGACCTAGCTGATTGGGGAGCCAAGATTGCAGAGtaccagcacagagcagaggatAGCAAGTTTGCCCTCCAAGTAAAAAAAGGATATTAATTACTGTCTTAGTAAAGCTATCCCATTTTCTCCCTGCTCTAGCAACATACAGTGACATGGGGAATGATTAACACAGTGTCATGCTCTTGTATTGAATCCAAACTACTAAGCCCACTCTGGGAATATTagatttttatagattttttttcctattattttacTTCCTTACAACTACCTGAATTAGTGAAAAAAGCCTTACAGTGATTGGCAACAGCTGGCAGTGATGTCAGGCTAATAATTTTCCCTATGATTTTACTAAGCTTTGGATTTAGTCCACTGAGGTATTGGCTTAAGTAGGGGATATCCAAACAGCTTGGTTCTGCTTTGCTTGATGCAGAATGGAGAGTTGAAAATGGCTGTCTTTCATCCCCAGCAAATGTAGAGATTTGCTCTCCAATCTGCTGAATATATAAACGTGAAACAAAGTGAAACAGGTATGATGGAAGAGGGAAAATTGTGCTCCCATCATTGGAGTCTGTCTCAAGCATTCTGCTatcttggcattttttttaatgtgtacttgaaaaacttttctaaagaaaattctGTCTGGTATTGGGGagacattttgctttctgatgAAGTGGCATCTTTTTGATCAGACAAATAAAAGttttgctgcagaagagcagtcTTTCCGTAACGCACCTGCACTGAGTGCAAAGCCAGGGCATCAGCATTTCTGCCCTTCATGGCAGACATAAATAGAATTAATTATATGGGGACCAGGTTTattgaatgcattttaaaaagatctaaaTAAGATACAAAATCCACAAAAAAGGAGCACTGATGCTTAAGAGCCACAGAAGTATGCTGTGGAAAATCTGCATATGTGATATATCTATTCTTACTTAGTCTTGCAGGGAAAGTTTCAGTGGGCAGCTGtatgttttattagaaaaactgacaaagcaagagaaaatgtaGTTAGATGTGAGGTATCTGGTATTACACAGAGGTGATGAGATCAGAAAGCTTACTTTGGGCTAGGAACTGCCTGAGACTGTTTTTTGTTTAGAGAACTAATAGTATTTCACTTTAAAGCCATGGAGGTGACTGCAGCATCTTGAAGCCAAAAACTGACTGtaggtttggaaaaaaatgtcaggaaaacTTAGACTGGAGCAAGCGAGGAGCATCCTGGTCGACGATTTCAGCACTTCACATGACCTCTgctaatattaattttaaaatgatatctTGTGTCCCCTGTCTCAGCTCTATGCTACCATGGCCTATTCTTGAGTCTAGATTGTTTCCCAATCAGCGTGGAGAAGGTTGATATGAGCTGCTGACTTGTCCTGACAATTTTTGAGGGGAACAAACATAGCAATGAGTGGACTGTGTCCATTTCTGACAGCCTTTGGGCATATATTCCAATTACTGAAgccaatgacctggatgaacTTAAATCTCAGAGAGTCTCATCATGGCTATCTCAGAGAAAGACCTCTTTTTAGTGTTTTCTGATAGCAAGGCATGAGGGTTTGAAGAGATTGTACAAACTGGATCAGCGGGCTGGGATGTTGACCACAGCATGTGGTTAAATGTATTAAGCATGTCCTCTCCAGGTACTCTCATCGTATCTCCTTCCTGATACTGCAGACATACATTGAGGTACCGGAGATAGGAAGAAGAGCCACTTTCTTTCTAGTGTGCTGTCCTCTTAACTGTTTTGCTAAGTTCCTCGTAAAATGACAATTTGTTCTCCAGAAAGTTAAATTCTGACAAATATCCCATTTAGCATTGTAACTGGACCTGTAGTCATGCCTGCTGTGTACAGCTCCCCAAAGACCTCaagttccatttttttaatgtattcctGTGATTGGCAAACTGACCGGAAGGGTTTTTTCCCTACCTAAAAATACACCAAATTCAGAAAATGAGCAATAACTATGGTTGCTCAGGAGCAGTGTGGAAGAATAGCTCCTGGCTGCTTTTGCCATCTCCTTGCCTTCCTCATATTAGGTCTCCTGAGTCCTTTACAGGTGTAGCAAACTGGCAGAGTCCCATTCCAAAGAGCTGATACTGTAACTTGTGTGAGTGTGTTGTATGAGAAGTTGTTCAGATGCTGGAAAATGCAAAGTTCCCACCAGCAAAGAAGCATGTTTCCTTCATGTTTCCCCTGGCAAAAGCCAGATTCTTTGCCTTGGATCTGCTGCTTGGAGTAACCTCTGCTCTCTTCGTTCAGTGTGTCCTTGGAGCAGATGGATGGAAATttctgcaagaagaaaagagatcaCTGTGAGGTCTCTGGTTTTCACATTTTCACTCAGAGCAGTCTTGGTACAGAGGACAATACTAGTTGTGCCTTAGTAGTCCTAAAGAACAAGATCATCCAGCTAAGCGGATCCATGGGTGTCTGGCTCCCATGTTCCTATAAACACGGTATCTGTgcagggaggagctgggagGCATAGCAGAGAGGGGTGCAACAGGATTTGGCTATGGAGGCACTATTTGCTTCTCTGTTCTGcaaacaaataggaaaataatCTAGAATCAGCAAGAGAGAGTCAGGGAGCAAGACATTATTCTAAATAGCTGCCTATTCTCTGGATGGAGGCCTGGCTTTTGATCTCTTTTGGAGGATTTTTATGTATATTATCCAGGAACAACTTCCAACACCGGAAGAGTTCATTTCACACCTCTCAATGGTTTGGAGATGTTGCTTGCTTCTGCAGGCAGTGCTTTTAAGCTTTGCAACCCCTCCAGTGTTTGGCAACCACTGTAGAAAATCACTGGTTGCCAAGCTTATTGGAGGCGCCCCACTTTTACTCCAAGCAGTGTAATTGACAGGTACTGCTCTATAAAATGTGTCATTTCCAATCCAGCAAGgcttaaattatttcatatttgcaCAAACTCTCAagtctcttatttttaaagcctaaATGGGCAGCCTGCAGAGATAGCTGACAGCAGCTTATTAATCATATTCCCTGCCCAGGCCCAGACAGTGTAGGAGTGATTGACCTTTCATATTGCATTGGACATCCACTTTAATACTAAAGGATTAGGAAAACACACTGAATAAGATGAGCACATATGGGCTGGCTGCTCTGTGGCATCTTTGCAGGAGCACTGCAGAATTCTGGTGTAGGTGTGCCTGTGAAGGAGAGCAAAAAAGACCTGTCCCATGTAACTGCAGTCAGTGCAACAATAAACCACTAAAATCGTAACCTGCCTGTGATGGACAACACTTATGTAAAGTGTTGCTATATGATATTGTGGAAAGTGTTGTGTCCTATATagtatttaaatgaataaagttCCCCACAGGACAGCAAATACTGTGTGGCTGTCTGGTAACTACAGTAGCGCTGGCTGCAAAGCAAGGAAAGCTAAATCATTCACTCTTATACGTCTCATAGCAACTTAGGAACCTGAATCAGGACTAGAGCTGAGTAAgcttctagattttttttaagaaagaatatCCAGGCTATGATGCCTAGTTACTTTCCTTTGCTGTCACTAGCACAGCAAGGTCATCTTTTCTAGGGTTTCCCACTCCCAATGGAGGGTAGAGCAAAGCCTTTGAGCAGAGTAAGGCCTGAACAGGAGTTCTGATTTGGAAGCTGTCTGTCCAGACCTACGCTAACATCTCATggtctcttctccttttttgtaGGCAATATCTTTGTCGTCAGTTTGTCTGTTGCAGACCTTGTAGTTGCGGTGTATCCATATCCTCTGATCTTGAGTGCCATTTTCCATAATGGATGGACAATGGGAAATGTTCATTGCCAGATTAGTGGGTTCCTGATGGGCTTAAGTGTCATCGGGTCCATTTTCAACATCACTGCAATCGCAATCAACCGCTACTGCTACATCTGCCACAGCCTGCGGTACGATAAGCTCTTCAACCTGAAGAACACCTGCTGCTATCTCTGTCTGACATGGATACTGACGGTGGTGGCAATTGTGCCAAATCTCTTTGTTGGCTCCTTGCAGTATGACCCCCGGATTTACTCCTGCACCTTTGCCCAGACAGTGAGTACGTCGTACACCATCACAGTAGTGGTGGTTCATTTCATTGTCCCACTGTCCATTGTGACGTTCTGCTACTTACGGATCTGGATTTTGGTGATTCAAGTCAAACACCGGGTGAGACAAGACTGCAAGCAGAAGCTCAGAGCAGCTGACATCCGGAATTTTTTGACTATGTTTGTGgtttttgtcctttttgctGTATGCTGGGGACCGTTAAACTTTATTGGTCTTGCTGTTTCAATTAGTCCTTCAAAAGTACAGCCACACATTCCAGAATGGCTTTTTGTCGTGAGCTATTTTATGGCCTATTTTAACAGCTGCCTCAATGCAGTGATCTATGGGCTTCTTAACCAGAATTTCCGAAAGGAGTACAAAAGGATACTACTGACGCTCCGGACTCCAAGGTTGCTGTTCATTGATGTGTCGAAGGTTGGGACAGAAGGGATGAAAAGCAAACCATCTCCAGCCATAACAAACAACAACAATCAGGCTGAAATACCTTTATAAGTCAGAACAGCGCTATTTATTCTGGGTTACAGTTGTATATGTGAGAGCCTTTCTATGTGTGCATTTCACAGCTGATGTTGCTGGGCCTCAAACTGCCAGCATCTTCTCATACAAGGAAAGGAGTCTGCAACTTATCACCATGACTTTAAGACTCTGAGATTTGCAGAATGAAAACAACTaacctttatcttttttttttcctatgccGTCTTTCACCATGTGCCTGTTTGGTTTGGTTGCTTTTGCCACAAGCATGCCAATACCCTCTGAAAAGGGAAGCATTCAGAGTGCATGGAGAAGTGCAGTAATGCTTGAAATGCAAGCTACAAGAGCAGGCAAAATCACCATGTATTACAGACAGATCTTTCCGTCCTCCCTCTTAATTCTACTTGTTTAGCATTAACGTAACCCAGACTATAGGGATCAAAGTGTAAACTGCATGGCTTTGTACCTTTTTGCATAGGTTAGTAACAATATTAGTCTGCAGGCATATATATGGGCATGATGACTTCCACTgtgtgtatttcttctttttttactttttcttttttatcttttcctatTAAGGTTTAGTAGCTAGCCTGTAGTAGATGTGAGGCAGGCAAAAGCCAGACCTAGTGAGTGTCTGATGCACTCATTTTAATTGAATCTATACAGATATTAAGTAGCCTTGCACTCTCCTTCCCAGGCCATGAATAAGAGTACAACACATGACATAATCGAATCACAGGAGGATACTCGGAGCCTGATTCTAATTTAGGCAGTATTCTGTAATGGCTAGCATTCATTCCAAATATCTTTCAGAAGTCCCTGCTACATGAACgtcataaaaaaaatgaacgTAGCAAAGGCCCATCTGTTTAATGCAGATGCAGACTTTTAATAAATGAACAGAGGAAAACTAAATTCCAATAATATTTACACTTGCAGACAAAAGCATAAGGGGAAGGAAGTGTTTATTCCAAATATCTTTCCATTTGTCTACCACATAGCATGAATttgatggaaggaaaaaaagtctggagattttttttccattttacttctGTACAAAACTGTAACTAATTCATGGAGTTGGGTGAGGAAAACTATCTGAGCATATCCACGTATCACTTCTCAGTAAAAGCCTTGTCTTTGCTATCTTTGTCATTGCAAACAATGTCTCGAAGTGCTGGGTAGGCCAGGGTCATATTAGGAACATAAGCACATGGGCAGAGATAAGGCTGTTTCTTGGATGGGATGGAGGTGTTGCCATTTGTAAAtatgacttttttcccctccttagCTTCATTGTGAATTCATCTCCTTATGGCTTTAAATGAGTATACCCTGCTTTGAAGCAGACCCCTTAAGTGAAGAGGCAAAACTACCCTGCTGCAATGCTACGTTCAAGTCAGCAAAACTGGCTCGGTGCTGGCATGGCAAGGCACTCAGCCGAGGAGAGCAGCAAGAGCTGTGCTCCCTTCTGCTGAATTCTGAGGGGGAAAAGAGTTGAGAGAAATTAAGTCCCTTTACGGATTGGGCCAAGAAATACTGTGTGGCATATTGCTTTAATGAGGGTTACAGGGTATGTGCTGCCATGTGGCAAAGGTTTCTGCAATGCTTGTGGGTCTCTCTGTTAACAGGATGCCCTGGCACGTTGTTGCTGCACATTTTCAAGAGTGAACATCTCAGCCACTTCAAATGATTATTGTTTTAAAACGTACTGCAGCCAGCATCCCATAATAGGAATCACACTGAGTTCTGTTTTGCCCTCTTAATCTTCCTGAGCATGGCCAAATAAAGGTATCTTGACCCTCACAAATAATGTGGTCCGCTTCCCTTCCAGCAAAATCAGCCCGGATGAATTCATGCCAttctgtgcaaacaaaaacaattcaGGATAAACTTGGATATAAAAACCACTAAGGAATCCATAACTGCCGGGAGgttttttcagtagtgccagGGAGGTGTCCTTATGTGCTGTGACTAGTGTTCAAACTAGTTTGCAATTAGCCACAATACTGTTAGGTAGAATCACATTAGCAAGTAATTTTAAGTGTCTAGCACCAAGCCAAACCAAATATGCTCCTTGAAGACAATCATGAAGAATCCTTTACAGATTTGCCAAATCTCTCAAATTCCCCCATGACTGGGGTTTCATCTCATGGATCCTGTCTTTTTAACTGAATGTTCAATTAAGGTAAtgtggtctttttttcttctctttaagcTTGAATTTGCACTATGCGTTATTCAGACTCCAAAGTAACAGCCAGTCAGCATTTGAACCAAACTGAATAAGCCAAATAGGTCCCAAACAGGCGAATTATGGGGTCTCTGCTAAATCCCGGTGGAAACAGGAACAGCCGCACAAGCCTGTGCTATGGGAGCATGATAGGGCATCCCCTTGAAGGGTCAGGGAGAGTCACTGCTGAACTGAACTGCGCTATGTGATGGGGGATTTGCTCATCTTCTGCTGTGGGGTTTGAGCCTGGATTGTGCCAATATCTTTGCAGGGGACATGCTAAGTGCCTGCTGAACTGGAGTGGTGGGCCCAAGCAGCTCCCTGCAAGTGCAGACCCTGCCACTGGCCTGGGAGGGTGGGATGGGTCCTGCGACAGGCTCTGGGCTCTTTGACAACACAGAAGCTTGTTGTAGGGCAGCCAGTTCAGAAGCACTTTGGGCATCTCGGTGGAAGATAAGGCTGCCCGAGAGCAAACATGGAGCTTGGATGATTGGCTGTCATGGTTGGAGTCTTGAGCAACGTTCTGCTGGAGCTGAGATTTGCAATATGAAACATAAAAAGCAGGGAATTCGGCTTCACACAGAAAACACTGTGCCATTTGCTAGCACTTTGATACTGATGGTGCTTAGACTAGCATGATTTTGTACGAATTCTGTTAAGAATAACCCAAGTAACTCCTTGTTTTTATGTTCAGAAATGGTTAACAGGGTATAGAGAGTTTATTTTGTTAACAtttgtttacagaaaaagagaagtgtgTCTTAAACTGGGGATCCTGAGCAGAGTCAGTGTTTTTCCCCATGGGAATCCAGCTTTAATCTAAATTTGAGTTTTGAAGGAGATCCCAGAGCCTAACCAGCACTCTGCCAATTCTACCTGTTGCAGGTCTGGCCTTAAGTCTTAGAAGTAGCACTGAGATCTCCTATAAACCAGTTTTAAATCACTCACTCTGGATTTAACCTGATGGCGTTGAATACTGATTCTAGACCCAAATCCTGAAATTGTTATAGTGGATATTAACTTATGGAGAGACTATATTGCTGTAAAGGAAGATGAATCTCTTGCCAcgaaaaaatacttttgaataATACTAATGAATGTTGTATAATCTATTTAAGGAGAATGTAACcagtatatttatataaaaatatatattgcatatGCTGTTTCCATTTTATCATTCGATTAAGAATTCTTCAGTATACTTCTCTATGGTTATTTTTTGTTCCTAAAGTAGATTCATTCCTTTTACCTGCCAAAACTGTAATAAATCTGCCATTGGActgcttactttttttccccactctgacattattatttttttaataaatctatGAAACAACAGCTTGGATTTTGGTGAATACCACTGAGCAGATAGAATTGACAAATAGAAGTGATTAAAAATAGAGACTGAATTCATCCATACCTTAGCTGCAGGGGAACGGAAATACCCAGTGCATCTGGAATGTCACTTCAGATTTATGGGTTTTTCTCGTGTCCACCTATATGCACTACAGCCTTATTTGTCAGGGAAGAAACTTGCTCCAAACTGCAATTGGTCTCTTTGCTGTGTGAGCCCTTCAGGCTCTCCTTGCCTTTCATGTGTCTGTCCTATTTAGCCATCAGCTCATGGGATGCTACCTGTACCCGTTTTTTCAGTTATCTCTTGCCCTGTCCCAGCAGAggttctgcaaaaaaaatggtatggctgcttttatattttaaaaagcagacaaCATCAGTTGTGCTGCTAATGAGATAATATTTCCAATTTGGGATTATTACCAATTTGTGTTATGTTCTATAAATGAATATCACAAATACTTCTGAAGGTGAAACTGGGCTAGAGTTATTAAATCATCAGTAAGGTCTTAAGAGAGAGCTATGTCTAGTTAAGAACAGCGTGAACACATCCTAAACTAGTAAATTACTTATCAGGGGAGCAGatctttctgtttgaaagaaatCTGGCATCTTCTATTAAACTGTCCACCAAGAAATACTGcctttcatttaattaaaatttcttctatAATTCAGGCATGTccaattttcatttgaaatgcagtGACTACTCCATTTCCTTCTGGCGTTAGTGGCACTACTGTGCAGCAGAACTCAGGGGTTCTCAGTGGTCAGTCTTGAAAGCCAGAGATGTTATACTTCCTGGGAAGCAACACAAAAATACCTCTTGTCCTCTCTTCTTATGAAAGAGAAGCATTACTTCATTGcaccataaaaataaacatatgaaAACTATCACATGAAAACCAAGGAGTGTTTGCATCTTACTGGTACGTGGTTATCTCACTCTAACAGATGCAGCGTGTAACATCTTGTTCATTGCATTGCCTCAAGCCCACAATGAAGAAACATGGacttgtaaaattaaaaaatgctttaaaataaacatagaaACACAACAACTGAAATGTACAAAGCTCCTATGTGTAATTGTGTTGTAAGAGTTTAATTCCTACCTCATCCTGGAAAACCTGGACATAGGGAAAAGACATAAAGAAGGTAAGTTATTGATGCAAGGAAGCATGGTATTGATTGCAAGGTTATGTGAGTTTTTTCTAAGAGGCACTGCACTTTGTTTCGTCTGCTGCTTCTATTGTGAATCCTGCAATGCTCAGTGATGTGATATGCTGCAAACTGTCTTTATGACAGCTGCAGATCCAAAAGTATCCGTCAGAGTAGTATTCTTGCAGAATCTTTGCACTGACTCATACCTGCTACTACAGCCACGTGGAACTGAGTGAATTGAACTGTCAGAAGTGAGACAATGTTATTTATTTACGTACTTGCCATGAAGTATAGTAGCTGGGAGATAAGCTACAGCTCTAAAGGACAGGGTTTCTATAATTCAACAGCAAGCATAAAATCTCGCTCGTGGAGACTATTTAGAAATCAATATTTGTCctaatatatttgttttgaagCCAGTTTATAAAGAGCACCTGCACATGCATTTAGAgttttattggaaaaatataaattactgTGCCTAATGCAATATTTCTTACCATAAAAGCACAGAGATCAAAAATGCAGAATGAGTTTTTGCAAGAATTCTGTGATGAGATATGCAAATTTAGTTGTTGGTGGTAAGAGCCATAAAATTTGAATCACTCGTGAACTACATTTGTGAATGGAAGGTCCGTAATATTGTTAACtgaattttcattctgttaTGCTTGTTTATAATATCCATTATTCATATGCTAGAAGTAATGCACTGTACAGCAGAGATATAGTTTGCAGTATGGGGTCAGtttccaaagaagaaagaatggtTCTCAACCATTAATTGAAATATGTTTCTATGTGATTTCCCAAGCATGGTTTCCCGATAAGGTTTTTAACTCAAATAATAACTTCTAAGAGTCCAGGGAAACTTGAATGTCTTTTAGATTAGTGGCAAAGACCGTACAGTCACTGCTTTCTGAGATTGCCTCTGAAATAGGCTGAGCCATCAAACCATATTATAAATCTTTCCAGTTGAAGCACACCATATTTTCCatatgcagaatattttatagGTAAAACATTTAATGAATCTTGAtgtctttccttctgcattaTGCTTCTCTGCTGTGAACAAGACTTCCAAATTTCCCTGGAAGTAGGCTGCAAAATGTGTTGTTTTCTAAATT from Rhea pennata isolate bPtePen1 chromosome 11, bPtePen1.pri, whole genome shotgun sequence carries:
- the GPR50 gene encoding melatonin-related receptor, coding for MERPGSNGSCPGCRLGAGPAARAATALAAVLIVTIVGDILGNVLVILSVLRNKKLRNAGNIFVVSLSVADLVVAVYPYPLILSAIFHNGWTMGNVHCQISGFLMGLSVIGSIFNITAIAINRYCYICHSLRYDKLFNLKNTCCYLCLTWILTVVAIVPNLFVGSLQYDPRIYSCTFAQTVSTSYTITVVVVHFIVPLSIVTFCYLRIWILVIQVKHRVRQDCKQKLRAADIRNFLTMFVVFVLFAVCWGPLNFIGLAVSISPSKVQPHIPEWLFVVSYFMAYFNSCLNAVIYGLLNQNFRKEYKRILLTLRTPRLLFIDVSKVGTEGMKSKPSPAITNNNNQAEIPL